In the genome of Amphiura filiformis chromosome 11, Afil_fr2py, whole genome shotgun sequence, the window GACCCGGGTcattattcatattttgggtcttttCTACATTAAATATatcgaaaacaaaacaaaattgtgacCCCCGGGACCTGAGTGAtgtcacatgaaagagaaaaagtcCAAAACGTGAGACAGTGGAAgctccatggttcagctatggtgcggtaactgctctagtttttctttttaaatcataaaatcACTTGAAATCATGATAGATACAAATACTTGCTGTAACTAAACATACAGTGTGAGAAATAAATATGCATAAAAATATTtaaggggtaggcctactacacccctggccaattttgtgcctatttttgcaatttttctcaaaagttatagtgcattggtgacaagtaaaatatgtatattataggggcaaggacttcaactactgcactggaaattcagcaactcaaggcaagtagttattgatttattgatcaaatagtgatTTTCCCTcacttttgactgtaactccacaactgatgtctgtgctgaaataaaattttcagtgcagtagttgtagtccatgcccctataatttacatatatcttacttgtcatcaatgggctgtaatttttgagaaaaatgcaaaaataggcacaaaattgtgcaggggtgtagtacccccttaaaggatatGAAGAGAGAATATTTGCACTTTTAAATGAGCTGTTACAGGTCAGCACTCAGGCTATACATTGTATATTGTTGGGCACTACCGCTGGTGCATGTAATCCATAGATCGTCAATGTTGACGATCAATATGATATCCCTAGCTTGGCCCTCAAAATACCTGGACAGAAAGCAACCAAAATCTATAGGGTGTATGCAATAAACAAACCGGAACGTTATTGAAATGTAAGCCAGCCCTGCCATGTTGGAGGATAGTTCCATAGAAGATAACAGAAGGACATCTCTCCAGATTGATTCCATAACCATTCAtgcctatcacctgttttattgtattatcatgcgaattagCCTGTGGTACCTGTGGTACGTGGATGACAGAAttgtatttaaatgaggatgactctgttatgagtgacgTCATAATTTAAATACCCTTTATTGTAAAAATAGACCAAATCAGCTCAATGTGAAATTATGTAGCTTCCGCAATCCGCATTATTAAAAGTATTCAGCTAAAAGCACATGATTTTGCATGAGTCTGTAAAAAATTGGAAGCAACATGACAGAGCATATTgggaaaaataatgaaattttaagAAATGCAGATAAAATGTTTGCGATTGAGGAGTGACTAATTTAGTGAGACTGTCACCTCTCGTTTTGATTCAGCTGTCCATCACATCAATTACATGTAGTAATCAcatgttgccaaaacttttcagcgccaAGACGCGACACATTGGCTCGCCAGGCCCGGGCAAAggagtctcaagtagcccaatttttaagcttccaaaaaagggccCAATACTGGATAATTTGGTGGATTGACCCGAGTTTAGAatgcaaatcacccaattgggcagaaaagcacttgacttaaaaacttccGATAATTAATGGGAAGTTTCTCatcgatcaataaatggtcacaaaccCCTTTGTAATTGAAATTCAGAGTTTTAGAGGCTCCAAACCTTTAAAATTGGCTAAAtttaaaggaaaatacatcaaactaCTGACTTCAAAGTATGCCTAATTGTTGGCAAGTAGCAGCACAGTTTTTTGAGTAGTGGAAAGTGATtgtcaagtagcccaattgtgcgcctaaggtgtggcgttggcatcactggtaGTAATGTTGTACACATGTGTCAGGTGACACATCAATTAAGCCTATTAAATgtaaattaatcaataattacTAGGTCAGTCTAATTAAAAGAGAAGTCTACAGTCTACTCATGACTTAGGCATTAGCAGGATTAGTCTGCAGACAGCCAGAGAATGAATAACTTACCATAATCCATTGCAAAAGGAGTTATCGGAAATTTTCGCTAGGATTTAATAACTGCCTGCCACTAAAGTTAAGAAGGTGTTGTTTTGAAACTGTCACCAACTAGAAGTTTTAAAAACAACTTGTTTTTTTACTCCCCAAACGGGATTAGTGCGATTCACGTTCGAGTTCATTCTCAGAAAAGAACCGTTAATTTGTGTTTTTCTGGTCACGCATGTATACACTGTGaaacttgagtggccccctgggaGCCAACCTGTCATCACTCACGTCAACATATAGATTATACACTGCCCTTTATGTTTTGCACACTGTTTATAAGTAGATGTATCATTCCCCAGTCAGGAAGTAAAACTGTGGTCTGTTCATTTTACCTTCACATCAAGAAAGCAAGTATTTCATGATTTTCATATACATGATGACTTTTAAAAGCAATTAGAGTTTGTGTCATCAATATGCCTGTTTAGTTTAATGGAAGTTAATTTtaaatatatgttatttttggtaattttattTTTGGTAATTCGATTTATTCCAAACAGGTACAGCATTATCCATTGGTGTGGTATTTCTCTTCTTCATACTGGGCGGATTGCTTGCAGTGTCACTCAGCGTGACAGCTTTTGTCGTTGGTTCGTTCTTTGCTCTAAGTTACGGAAAAGGCGCCCTCAAGACAGTGTGCGTACGCGTGGATGAATGCGCTAGCAAGTGGGAGAATCAAGAAGGACGTGTGGGACAAATGGTGAAGTGTTGCCGTGGTTTTACAGAGAGAGTGTGTGCTTGTTGTAATTTCGAGAACAAAAACCAGTCCCCAGCAGAGGTGTTTGAAGTACCAGAGAAGAAAGactgaaggtaggaaattattgATGAGttaattaggccatcttaatttaatagttcgtctcaaagcccccgtGCGAATTAGTAAAATTGCCTGCTTTTTGCGTGTTATTTTAGTTTTTTCCgctgtttttttttccaaatccatccaaacaaaaatctcacgtctgacatcgcTAGACGTCAAAATACTAgtagcctaaatcgtaaatctgAATAAGATttttcatcttgaccacagtgaaacctcttTGTGAGATGAAAAGGTAGTCTATTCTTAGACTTTTTGTGTGTGATCAATCATTTAGATTTGgactattaaaaaacaaacaatttaaaaCCTTTCCACAggttaattcaaacatttttgcttgacaaatacTAGTACATTAAATGAGTACTCACAACTTTGGCTTTCGCCAtcagggctgatggcttgatcacaagtgacttggtccactgTTTTTACAGGTTTTTGTTTCACCTGAAAGGAAGGGACTGTCCAATCACTTTTCCATATGTAGGGGTATGTGCAATGTGCACATATGTGAAATTTTGGTTGACGGTAATAAAAAGAAACCAAAGTTAGAGGGAATcagaaatttgatacacttatgGGCACTTTCATAAGGGTGCTGGCCCGctggtcatgctcccctccaactgTCTTAAGAAAACAATGGCCCTTAGAACAGTACTTATCCTTGAGGTGGTACTCCACCTAGCTACCACTAAATTCTGTTCATtatcatttttaaacaaaatatgttcCAGACTCTGCAATTTCGCAGGGGATTATGATGAGAAAATCAAGCCTTTCTTCTAAAATGACAAAATCTCTAATAGAGTAAAGTAGGaggggaggatgaggctgtcaatcagaatCAGATCACCCACTTTAGATTTAAATAGATAATTTAATTAAGTTGCAGACATAATagttatataatattattttaagtcAATACCTCCATTATATAAAAATGCAGTTTGGATCATCATGTGTCACCAAGTTGTGGACCATATTGCCAAAAatccactatggaccacaatggcctcatccaaatggcatagttcaataacctcaattaaacaatcatagtgcaaaatttgacctcacgttgcagagtatgagtttttgtacccaaatatttaaaggtcattcaatgaatgttcaaatgtattggggttaaagaactgtgtcaagatagatgagcatgtagtGGATCCTAGTGATCATTGTCATTATTTAAATTTGGAAAAGAATCAATAATGTGATGAAATTGTTGACATTAAGTTgcataatgttattttgttacGATAATTTTGATCATAATATGTGATGAtatcatgtgacatgatgatgaaTCAAGTCATCGGTTGAATGCAAGAAAGTTGTAAGtgcatatggtcgcatgtcacaaataggtcacccaaaaatgaaggagccgtaacatgaaaatgctttcttcccaATTCAAGTTTGATTTATTCGAAAAGTAtgatacctattttagaaagtttggtgtcattttgtagataattatgttctttgtcaaatacaaaaaaacccaagtcaattggacaacttactttttgagatttatacttcaatatgtaacatgtgtcaatggaggagccGGGACGGTGAGCCACATaaggttgtacacaaaattgtgaaaatatggcaaacttcaaacctttgtatcttaaaaagtacctagcatggaccacaaattgcacatatatcattcatcctggattgtagatctacctcatagtagatcaactgtaacaaaagatgtaactaattaattgcctaattaattgCTAATTAAGGCAGTTtcccctatatgttactgtacaaagtgtgcacataatgctccgacatttctaaatggcctatctcttgccTGAGTCACCATGCTTatttaaaagtacacatttttaaggaaatttgatgaggaattcaattttgctattagttttagtgccagacatggaggaaaaaagttttgattgataatgtcatacaaattgtaaaattattttacaatttttgaccaccctgtatgtttaacgcaagggataccaaTCTCTTTCtccctaatttgtttgaagggcccatgtaatctctttctgaatccatatttattttgagctacatagctttcataaaaagaaaatatggggtttaccatgacaagaaagatactaattttgttgatgttccaccctgtatatttcttacccaccctgtattatgatgttatactttgttgatttgacatccttgtaatataagcttttcagaaatatatacttttaatggtctaaaatgtattcattaaaagttgtgttgaagtgaatcaaaattggtgatatttttatcatttaacattatgttacacaaaatatgaccaattcatgacatgcgaccatatactttgatcagctgctcgtaatcggcgggaaataTTAGGCTTTAACCACTACGCAGAATactagacccatgttaagagtgcttAAGTTGACCTGTCTGCTCTATATTTTATGAGTTAAAGAAAGTATAATGactcaattaataatttgtgatgcttctggcgagatgtcacaagacaattctcaaaataaaatatattgatactaTTActaatcagtccggtccgactgcctgatcaggaagtactgccgaatcaggcagcatgttgccgagtcaggcaacacaggtcttggtaacccttccgaatttgacagactaaggactaaattgttcatggtgattttataaaagatcggtggaaattttactttgacacacatgatctacatgtaagttgacaatttttcaccgggcgaaaaaaaattccaccgggaggaaaataatttaaatgacaaaacaatttctaacggtttttaaaaaaatttgatttaaatatgcaaattaactttattttaactaaaattgatgaaaaaatactactgtagaattgataattttatatattttacctacttctttactctaaactaagaaataacggtatatgtgacacgatctggtccatgggggccaaaggcggcaaatttgaaactgagatataggtaaaaataaggagtaaaaaacaataaaatacataagaaaatagacatcaaaaaacttcatgatttcataaccaagtatgctaggcctttggtgttttcagtaaatgaaagCCAATTGcaggtataatgtaataattatagtaactcaattttcaaaaatgcctcctttagcccccatggaccagatcgtgtcacatattaaaagaggctctatttgaaatagagcattgcattgtgggataccatgctgcctgactcggcaacatgctgcctgattcggctagtatttcctgatcaggcagtcggaccggactgctaATATGCGATTTTTATGGCCTGCCGAATTTtctgccaaatttaacacaaattgtctgaacttccaaaatttggctacaGTAAGGCAAAATTGGCCTATTTTCCAAAAGAAATACCTGAAGGCTGAAAATGGTACCAATATTTGCTGCACGTCCCCATAATGGTCATTCAGACTGAGTACCTCACCCCCCTCTCCGGGCCAGTGATTTGTCATAAATATACAAAGTCCAGTGTCCGTTTTGAAGTCCAAGAACAAGTCATTCACCTTTTTCTAGTTGACCAAATTACCAAAACCCCAATCGGAAATACTTGATTATTGACAGCACTACCCATGGGCTTACCCATCAACTTTCAAGTTCACCTTTTGGTCATGATGATATAGCCTTGACTTGGCCTTGACTTTGCCACCTCTGTTTTATGTTACCTTAAATATATGGTCATATCCGAAGTCATTATGAAGTCATATGACTAAACACTCATGTTAACACATTTTCAATGGCATACAAGTCCCCATGTTGCATGTACCAAGTTTAGACTTCAGATGTTCATATGGGAAGAAACTTATAACCAAAATGTCACATAGCCTATTTTACCAGTTGTCCTTCGACAGCATTGACCCACAGCAAGTTACCACTGCCAGGAATCGAACTTTGGACCTCATACTCCACCATACCATGCTCGCCACCTTtaacaattaacaaaaatatgttcctttttttttcactcttgatttttgcaggcggTGTTACCCTGGAACATTCATATCAACATTGAAGAAAAGAACTTTGATTTGCTGTTGCAAAGTTGATCAAGACATCAACAACAATCCACAGAACAATATGGCAGACACACATGAGGACAGTTATGCAACACCGGAATCGGATTGCTGCGAAGTTACAGAGACATCACCAAGGAAACAGATTCGCTATTTTGAGACGGATGAGGAATACAAAGAGTATCGTACATCTATGATTCTCATATTCATTGTTGGTTTTGCATCCCTGTATATTTTCACTATTGTAAACCCGGTGCTGGGTGTGTTGAGTTGGTTTTCACATCCCTCAAGAATGTAGCACTGTAAAAGTGTAAATTTTTGCGTGAATAATTGTTCACTTTTTTTCAGTTCATTATTTTTAACTTCCTtatattgacctatacacaaaacaaatatattttgtgtgttgTAATTTTCGTGGTAGCTGCTTGGAATCTAAAAAGCACTGATAAATGTAATgcaaaaattgccacttttacagTGTTTTAATTTTAAGATAGTGGTGTTCACTAGCAAAATGAGGCATGCCCACACCAAGTAAAAGTTCCATGTTAATTAATTAACATATTCAACCTAGTAAGtgccccggggtcactcccattgtggcctgtacaccatccatgaTAATGAAAATGCGTAAAAGGGTaggtttttcgtgggtaagcacaatACGCACGTaacacgtttagggtgtcaaaaacatgaaatattggagcaaaggtagcaaaattgcaattgctaatacgcggaaatgaaatttagggtatgaaatttgatgcaaggaataaaatccctgtttagggtgtgaaaacacctgtttatggtattgttttagccaagggttaaatccttgtttagggtgcttttcaaaagttaattatcgtggatggtgtacaggccacaatgggagtgacccccctccccccgggTAAGTGCCCCATAGTAGGTCATTTCAAGAAAGGCTTGTTACCAAAGATGAGCAAAGTTTTGTGATCATCGTTCTCAAATTTGGGTAAATCAGATTTATGGTTTTTGAGAAACTGCTTTTCAAACtttctttatattttattgtttttaccaaTAGTTTTATATAACACAGGTTAACATATTTGGTACCCAACCTATTTGGGCATAATTTACATATTTGCATAACCAATTACATATTAGCCTaattgaaatgacatactttgaaCATTCAGggcactaattaggttgaatatatTATTATCTTCATAATTTTGATAAATACCTTATTTAGTCTATTAAATGCCCCGAGGGAATTGCTTCGAAAAGGGGGGAGggcatttattagaagtgaaatttcaatgtaaaaaCTTAAGAAATATGACTTACGGAACTAGCGAATACAACTTTTTGGTTTGTTACTACAAAATTAGATCTGTATGTgtgatttattgatttaaaataaactgagctcaaaaagaaacttataatttttcacaaggtc includes:
- the LOC140164927 gene encoding uncharacterized protein, with amino-acid sequence MAGTRAEVNQRLSTVIERLQVKERYDKLADYSRQNPLKTIFVGVVVATCLIPVLFFLGFIITSVAFGLMSLLIIEGTALSIGVVFLFFILGGLLAVSLSVTAFVVGSFFALSYGKGALKTVCVRVDECASKWENQEGRVGQMVKCCRGFTERVCACCNFENKNQSPAEVFEVPEKKD